CATCGTGTTGGAATTGCGAAGGCCGTGCTGGTGGATGACTTCACGCGCGCGCGACCAGTCGAGCCGTGCGGTGCGGTCCATGTCCACGCCGCCGCCGCGCTCCTGCGCCAACAGTTCAATAGTGTCAAGCGGCAGCAAACCCTGACTCCACTTCGAGCCTTGGAACGTCGAGTAAGCGCCGCGTTCCTTTGCGAGTTCGGACGAGGCGAGCAGCGCGTGATACGCAATCAACTCCATGCTCGTGTCGGCGAACTCGACAGCGGCGGCACTCGCGTAAGGCAGGCGGAGCTTGTAGAGCGCATCCTGAAAGCCCATCAGACCAAGACCAACCGGGCGATGCTTGAGATTCGCGGCTCGCGCCTCGGGCGTCGGGTAGAAGTTGATGTCAATGACATTGTCCAGCATCCACATTGCGGTGCGGATGGTGCGGGCGAGCAAGTCACCATCGAGGCCATTCTCGGTGACATGCGCCGCGAGATTAACTGAGCCGAGATTGCAGACGGCGGTTTCGTCCACGGACGAATTGAGCAGAATCTCGGTGCAGAGGTTGGAACTGTGGACGACACCAACGTGGCTTTGTGGCGAGCGGATGTTCGACGGGTCTTTGAAGGTGATCCACGGATGCCCGGTTTCAAAAAGCATCGTGAGCATCTTGCGCCAAAGCGCGACGGCTTCGACGCGCCTGAAGAGCTTGATGTGGCCCGCGTCAGCTTCACGTTCGTAATGTTCGTAGCGTTCCTCGAAAGCACGGCCATAGAGGTCGTGCAAATCCGGCACGTCGCTCGGACTGAACAACGTCCAATTCCCGTTCGTCTTCGCGCGCTTCATGAACAGGTCGGGAATCCAGTTCGCGGTGTTCATGTCGTGCGTGCGGCGGCGTTCGTCGCCGGTGTTCTTGCGCAGTTCGAGGAAGTCTTCGATGTCGAGATGCCACGTTTCGAGATAGGCGCACATCGCGCCTTTGCGCTTGCCGCCCTGATTCACGGCGACGGCGGTGTCGTTGGCGACTTTGAGGAATGGAATCACGCCCTGGCTCGTGCCGTTCGTGCCTTTGATGTGGCCACCGGTGGCGCGAATGTTCGTCCAATCGTTGCCCAAGCCGCCCGCCCACTTGGACAGCTTCGCGTCGTCGCTGATGACTTTGAAGATGTGGTCGAGGTCGTCCATCACGGTGCTCAGGTAGCACGAACTGAGTTGCGGATGCGGCGTGCCCGCATTGAACAGTGTCGGCGTGCTGCTGACGAAGCGGAACGTCGAGAGCACTTCGTAAAATTCAGCGGCGCGCTCGTTCTTCTTCACGCCTTCGTTGATGGCGAGGCCCATCGCCACGCGCATCCAGAAATACTGCGCCGTTTCCAGCCGCTGCCCCTCGTGGTGAATCAGGTAACGGTCGTAGAGCGTCTGCGTGCCCATGTAGGTGAACTGCTGATCGCGGTCGAGACGAAGCGCGGTGGCGAGTTTCACCAGGTCAAACTTCAGGAGTTCGGGCGAGAGCCGACCGACTTCAACTCCACGCGCGACGTAGCTCGGGAAGTAATCACGGTGCCGGGCGGCAAGTTCCGTCGGTGTGCTGAACGGTGGCAACGCTTCGCGGTAAATCTTCCGAAGCAACAAACGCGCGGCGACGAATGTGTAGTCGGGTTCATGCTCAATGCGGGAGCGCGCCGCAAAAATCATTGCCTGCTCGATTTCCTCCGTCTTCACACCGTCGTAGAGGTTCTTGAGTGTTTCATCGGCGAGGCCGCTGGCGGAGCAGTTCGCCTCGACACCCCGGCA
This portion of the Verrucomicrobiota bacterium genome encodes:
- a CDS encoding ribonucleoside-diphosphate reductase subunit alpha — protein: MLHEQLDGQLRLVQLDPLQGQPFSVRKRDGRVVAFDETRIQLAIEAAFKADAGLHRDQSLPPAAQNNVIWVANAVIHAAITRAVKGDTLEIEFLQDLVETQLMEAGHHSIVRRYILYREERRKARALRGDRTTEGVPQAQLFVMLPDSNREPLDSQRIRRRLISACRGVEANCSASGLADETLKNLYDGVKTEEIEQAMIFAARSRIEHEPDYTFVAARLLLRKIYREALPPFSTPTELAARHRDYFPSYVARGVEVGRLSPELLKFDLVKLATALRLDRDQQFTYMGTQTLYDRYLIHHEGQRLETAQYFWMRVAMGLAINEGVKKNERAAEFYEVLSTFRFVSSTPTLFNAGTPHPQLSSCYLSTVMDDLDHIFKVISDDAKLSKWAGGLGNDWTNIRATGGHIKGTNGTSQGVIPFLKVANDTAVAVNQGGKRKGAMCAYLETWHLDIEDFLELRKNTGDERRRTHDMNTANWIPDLFMKRAKTNGNWTLFSPSDVPDLHDLYGRAFEERYEHYEREADAGHIKLFRRVEAVALWRKMLTMLFETGHPWITFKDPSNIRSPQSHVGVVHSSNLCTEILLNSSVDETAVCNLGSVNLAAHVTENGLDGDLLARTIRTAMWMLDNVIDINFYPTPEARAANLKHRPVGLGLMGFQDALYKLRLPYASAAAVEFADTSMELIAYHALLASSELAKERGAYSTFQGSKWSQGLLPLDTIELLAQERGGGVDMDRTARLDWSRAREVIHQHGLRNSNTMAIAPTATISNIVGVGQSIEPTYKHLFAKANLSGDFTTANTFLVADLKQRGLWDDEMLDDLKYYDGSIQEIERIPAELKGLYRTAFEIEPRWLIECASRRQKWLDMGQSLNLYLAQPNGKQLSEMYLLAWEKGLKTTYYLRSLAATQIEKSTTDTNRRGLQPRWMKNKSASADIQVQREGEPVSAEAEAAPVKACLLNDPTCEACQ